A single region of the Paraburkholderia sprentiae WSM5005 genome encodes:
- a CDS encoding EVE domain-containing protein: MRYWLMKSEPDEASIDDLANAPRRTLPWTGVRNYQARNFMRDVMQVGDGVLFYHSSCAEPGIAGIAEVSSTAYPDPTQFDKKSPYYDAKSSPETPRWMLVDVVFKKKIALIPLAALREHAELQDMRVLAKGNRLSITPVTDAEWRFITKQLV, translated from the coding sequence ATGCGCTATTGGCTAATGAAGTCCGAACCGGACGAAGCAAGCATCGACGACCTCGCCAACGCACCGCGTCGCACCTTGCCGTGGACCGGCGTGCGCAACTATCAGGCGCGCAACTTCATGCGCGACGTGATGCAGGTCGGCGACGGCGTGCTTTTCTATCATTCGAGCTGTGCGGAGCCCGGCATCGCGGGCATCGCGGAAGTTTCGTCGACCGCGTATCCGGACCCGACCCAGTTCGATAAGAAGAGTCCGTACTACGACGCCAAATCGTCGCCGGAAACGCCGCGCTGGATGCTCGTCGACGTCGTGTTCAAGAAGAAGATCGCGCTGATTCCACTTGCCGCGCTGCGTGAACATGCCGAATTGCAAGACATGCGCGTGCTCGCCAAAGGCAACCGTCTGTCCATCACGCCGGTCACCGATGCCGAATGGCGCTTCATCACTAAACAGCTCGTTTAA
- a CDS encoding LysR family transcriptional regulator: protein MLPTIPDLRQLRYFVTVAEEKHFGRAAARLSMTQPPLSQAIRALEETLGVELFARTKRSVELTAVGADLLPEVQRLLAGAEGLRPLAQSLARGEAGVLSLAFVSTADYGLLPLLLRDFGARHPRVRLELTEATSDVQVEELVAGRIDAGLVIAPLPSRHAARLSWLPIAREPLVIAMSTEMAQRVQGGMNANGNEDAAAEWLDTPVSLRDLADAPLVIFPRRLAPGFYDIIMDCYGVAGLAPRIGQEAIQMQTIVSLVSAGMGVALVPQSLRNLRRTGVVYRPLSESVPAIETGLVWRTDEVSPVLAGFIDIVRAHAASVAPRA, encoded by the coding sequence ATGCTGCCGACGATTCCCGACCTGCGCCAGTTGCGCTATTTCGTCACCGTCGCCGAGGAAAAGCACTTCGGGCGCGCCGCCGCGCGGCTGTCGATGACGCAGCCGCCGCTGTCGCAGGCGATCCGCGCGCTCGAGGAGACGCTCGGCGTCGAGCTGTTCGCGCGCACCAAGCGCTCGGTCGAGTTGACGGCGGTCGGTGCCGATCTGCTGCCCGAGGTGCAGCGGCTGCTCGCGGGCGCGGAAGGGCTCAGGCCGCTCGCGCAGAGCCTCGCACGTGGCGAGGCGGGCGTGCTGTCGCTCGCGTTCGTGTCGACCGCCGATTACGGCCTGCTGCCGCTGCTGCTGCGCGATTTCGGCGCGCGGCATCCGCGCGTGCGGCTCGAGCTGACCGAGGCAACCAGCGACGTGCAGGTCGAGGAACTGGTCGCCGGGCGTATCGACGCCGGTTTGGTGATCGCGCCGCTGCCGTCGCGGCATGCGGCGCGGCTATCGTGGCTGCCGATCGCGCGCGAGCCGCTCGTGATCGCGATGTCGACGGAGATGGCGCAGCGGGTGCAGGGCGGCATGAACGCCAACGGCAATGAAGACGCCGCCGCCGAATGGCTCGACACGCCCGTCAGCCTGCGCGATCTCGCCGACGCGCCGCTCGTGATCTTCCCAAGGCGTCTCGCGCCAGGCTTTTATGACATCATTATGGATTGCTACGGCGTCGCGGGGCTTGCACCGCGGATCGGCCAGGAGGCGATCCAGATGCAGACCATCGTGAGTCTCGTGTCGGCCGGCATGGGCGTCGCACTGGTGCCGCAATCGTTGCGTAACCTGCGCCGCACTGGCGTCGTATACCGGCCGCTGTCCGAGTCGGTGCCCGCGATCGAGACGGGCCTCGTCTGGCGCACCGACGAGGTCAGTCCGGTGCTGGCGGGCTTCATCGATATCGTGCGCGCGCATGCGGCGAGCGTGGCGCCTCGCGCGTAA
- a CDS encoding leucyl aminopeptidase, protein MDFSIKACDWTKGSTNGFLTGKSDCIVIGVFESQTLSGAALEIDAATKGLLTRIIKAGDMDGKAGTTLFLHEVQGIGASRVLLVGLGKQDAFSQKAYGEALRAAWRALLGTKIVQVTFTLAQLPVLERGSDWCVRAAILALRELTYRFTQMKGKADNTPRALKRVVFSINTGDEKAAKLAAKQGAALANGMDLTRDLGNLPSNVCTPTYLANTAKKLAKDWKLKVEVLGEKQCEALKMGSFLSVTAGAVEPAQFIVLQYQGGAAKAAPVVLVGKGVTFDTGGISLKPGEGMDEMKYDMCGAGSVLGTLRAVAEMGLKINVVGIIPAVENMPSGTATKPGDIVTSMKGITIEVLNTDAEGRLILCDALTYAERFKPAAVIDIATLTGACIIALGHHNSGLFSKNDALAGELLDASREAADPAWRLPLDDEYQDQLKSNFADVANIGGRPAGSVTAACFLSRFTDSYPWAHLDIAGTAWKSGAAKGATGRPVPLLAQFLIDRAGQ, encoded by the coding sequence ATGGACTTTAGCATAAAAGCCTGTGATTGGACCAAAGGCTCGACGAACGGTTTCCTGACCGGGAAATCCGATTGCATCGTGATTGGCGTGTTCGAGTCGCAGACGCTGTCGGGCGCCGCGCTGGAGATCGACGCGGCCACCAAGGGCCTGCTCACGCGCATCATCAAGGCGGGCGACATGGACGGCAAGGCCGGTACCACGCTGTTTCTGCACGAAGTCCAAGGCATCGGCGCGTCGCGCGTGCTGCTCGTCGGCCTCGGCAAGCAGGACGCTTTCAGCCAGAAAGCCTACGGCGAGGCGCTCCGCGCCGCGTGGCGGGCGCTGCTCGGCACGAAGATCGTGCAGGTCACCTTCACGCTCGCGCAACTGCCGGTGCTCGAGCGCGGCTCCGACTGGTGCGTGCGCGCCGCCATCCTCGCGCTGCGCGAGCTGACCTACCGCTTCACGCAGATGAAGGGCAAGGCGGACAACACGCCACGTGCGTTGAAGCGCGTCGTGTTCAGCATCAACACCGGCGACGAGAAGGCCGCCAAGCTCGCCGCGAAGCAGGGCGCGGCGCTCGCGAACGGCATGGACCTGACGCGCGACCTCGGCAACCTGCCGAGCAACGTCTGCACGCCGACCTATCTCGCGAACACCGCGAAGAAGCTCGCGAAAGACTGGAAGCTGAAAGTCGAAGTGCTCGGCGAAAAGCAGTGTGAAGCGCTGAAGATGGGCTCGTTCCTGTCGGTCACCGCGGGCGCGGTCGAGCCGGCGCAGTTCATCGTGCTGCAGTATCAGGGCGGCGCCGCGAAGGCCGCGCCGGTCGTGCTGGTCGGCAAGGGCGTCACGTTCGACACGGGCGGCATCTCGCTGAAGCCGGGCGAGGGCATGGACGAGATGAAGTACGACATGTGCGGCGCGGGCTCGGTGCTCGGCACGCTGCGCGCGGTCGCCGAGATGGGCCTGAAGATCAACGTGGTCGGCATCATCCCGGCCGTCGAGAACATGCCGTCGGGCACGGCCACCAAGCCGGGCGACATCGTCACGAGCATGAAGGGCATCACGATCGAGGTGCTGAACACCGACGCCGAGGGCCGCCTGATTCTGTGCGACGCGCTCACCTACGCGGAGCGCTTCAAGCCGGCCGCGGTCATCGACATCGCGACGCTGACGGGCGCCTGCATCATCGCGCTCGGCCATCACAACAGCGGCCTGTTCTCGAAGAACGACGCGCTCGCGGGCGAGCTGCTCGACGCGTCGCGTGAAGCGGCCGACCCGGCATGGCGTCTGCCGCTCGACGACGAGTACCAGGATCAGCTGAAGTCGAACTTCGCGGACGTCGCGAACATCGGCGGCCGGCCGGCGGGCAGCGTGACGGCCGCATGCTTCCTGTCGCGTTTCACGGATTCGTACCCGTGGGCGCACCTCGACATCGCGGGTACCGCGTGGAAGAGCGGCGCGGCCAAGGGTGCGACGGGCCGTCCCGTGCCGTTGCTCGCGCAGTTCCTGATCGACCGTGCCGGGCAATGA
- the ilvD gene encoding dihydroxy-acid dehydratase, with protein sequence MAYNRRSKNITQGIARSPNRSMYYALGYQKEDFDKPMIGVANGHSTITPCNAGLQRLADAAVTAIRRADANPQTFGTPTISDGMSMGTEGMKYSLVSREVIADCIETCVQGQWMDGVVVIGGCDKNMPGGMIGLARMNVPGIYVYGGTIRPGNWKGTDLTIVSSFEAVGEFTAGRMSQEDFEGIEKNACPSTGSCGGMYTANTMSSSFEALGMSLLYSSTMANPDQEKVDSAAESARVLVEAVKRDLKPRDIITKQSIENAVALIMATGGSTNAVLHYLAIAHAAEVEWTIEDFERMRKKVPVICNLKPSGQYVATDLHKAGGIPQVLKILLDAGLLHGDCMTITGKTIAEELKDVPGKPRSDQQVIFPIEKALYAEGHLAILKGNLAPDGAVAKITGLKNPVITGPARVFDDEQSALEAILADRVVAGDVIVLRYLGPKGGPGMPEMLAPTSAIIGKGLGESVGLITDGRFSGGTWGMVVGHVAPEAFVGGTIALVQEGDSITIDAHQLLLQLNVDDAELQRRRAAWHAPKPRYTRGVMAKYFALAQPANRGAVTG encoded by the coding sequence ATGGCCTATAACCGTCGTTCGAAGAACATCACGCAAGGCATCGCGCGTTCGCCGAATCGCTCGATGTACTACGCGCTCGGCTACCAGAAGGAGGATTTCGACAAACCGATGATCGGCGTCGCCAACGGCCACTCGACGATCACGCCGTGCAACGCCGGCCTGCAGCGTCTGGCCGACGCGGCCGTCACCGCGATCAGGCGCGCCGACGCGAACCCGCAGACCTTCGGCACGCCGACGATCTCGGACGGCATGTCGATGGGGACCGAGGGCATGAAGTACTCGCTCGTATCGCGCGAGGTGATCGCCGACTGCATCGAGACCTGCGTGCAGGGGCAATGGATGGACGGCGTGGTCGTGATCGGCGGCTGCGACAAGAACATGCCGGGCGGCATGATCGGCCTCGCGCGCATGAACGTGCCGGGGATCTACGTGTACGGCGGCACGATCCGTCCGGGTAACTGGAAAGGCACCGATCTGACGATCGTGTCGTCGTTCGAGGCGGTCGGCGAATTCACGGCAGGCCGCATGTCGCAGGAGGATTTCGAGGGCATCGAAAAGAACGCATGTCCGTCGACCGGTTCGTGCGGCGGCATGTACACGGCCAACACGATGAGCTCGTCGTTCGAGGCGCTCGGCATGTCGCTGCTGTATTCGTCGACGATGGCGAACCCCGATCAGGAGAAGGTCGACTCGGCCGCCGAATCGGCACGCGTGCTCGTCGAAGCGGTCAAGCGGGATTTGAAGCCGCGCGACATCATCACGAAGCAGTCCATCGAAAACGCGGTCGCGTTGATCATGGCGACCGGTGGCTCGACCAACGCGGTGCTGCACTATCTGGCGATCGCGCACGCGGCCGAAGTCGAGTGGACCATCGAGGACTTCGAGCGCATGCGCAAGAAAGTGCCGGTGATCTGCAACCTGAAACCGTCGGGCCAGTACGTCGCCACCGATCTGCACAAGGCGGGCGGCATCCCGCAGGTGCTGAAAATCCTGCTCGACGCCGGGCTTCTGCACGGCGACTGCATGACCATCACCGGCAAAACGATAGCCGAGGAACTGAAGGACGTGCCCGGCAAACCGCGCAGCGATCAGCAGGTGATCTTCCCGATCGAGAAGGCACTGTACGCCGAAGGCCACCTCGCGATCCTGAAAGGCAATCTCGCCCCCGACGGCGCGGTCGCCAAGATTACGGGATTGAAGAACCCGGTCATCACGGGTCCCGCGCGCGTATTCGACGACGAGCAAAGCGCGCTGGAGGCGATCCTCGCCGATCGGGTCGTCGCCGGCGACGTCATCGTGCTGCGCTATCTTGGCCCGAAGGGCGGCCCCGGTATGCCGGAAATGCTGGCGCCGACCTCGGCGATCATCGGCAAGGGGCTCGGCGAATCGGTCGGTCTCATCACCGACGGCCGCTTCTCGGGCGGCACCTGGGGAATGGTGGTCGGGCACGTCGCACCGGAAGCGTTCGTCGGCGGTACGATCGCTCTCGTGCAGGAAGGCGATTCGATCACGATCGACGCGCACCAGCTGCTGCTGCAACTGAACGTCGACGACGCCGAGCTGCAGCGCCGTCGCGCCGCATGGCACGCGCCGAAGCCGCGCTACACGCGCGGAGTGATGGCGAAGTATTTCGCGCTGGCGCAGCCGGCGAACCGGGGGGCGGTGACGGGCTGA
- a CDS encoding DUF2486 family protein, producing MSDPHDNPIPVLNEILVPGRTRETRETSADAAAPAPQPGAEPATPSAAQPAAREPGSRTEPAFAPPPAHQAEPMLAPEPVLAPQPVPTPEQLSSPEPVFAPQPLPSGEAAHAAEHVPLAQTELHEPHVADHTHPRKHARPHHGIHGRHAHDDLHEGVVELSPGAFDRTEPFIPLEAGATVPPDIGREGAHEVAPVRPALDADAIAARLHARFQGFLTGDGRGIIEARCRDAVQQHASLLAGQITREVAQTLEAEMTAWVREAVEEEIARRSH from the coding sequence GTGTCCGATCCCCACGACAATCCGATTCCGGTCCTGAACGAGATCCTCGTGCCGGGCCGCACGCGCGAGACGCGCGAAACGTCGGCCGATGCCGCCGCGCCTGCACCGCAGCCCGGCGCCGAGCCCGCAACCCCATCCGCCGCGCAACCGGCGGCGCGCGAGCCTGGTTCGCGCACGGAGCCCGCGTTCGCGCCGCCGCCCGCGCATCAAGCCGAACCCATGCTGGCGCCCGAACCCGTACTCGCGCCCCAGCCGGTGCCCACACCCGAGCAGCTGAGTTCGCCGGAGCCCGTGTTCGCGCCGCAGCCGCTGCCGAGTGGAGAAGCCGCGCATGCGGCTGAGCATGTGCCGCTCGCGCAGACCGAGCTTCATGAGCCGCACGTGGCCGATCACACGCACCCGAGAAAACACGCACGGCCGCATCACGGCATTCATGGGCGACATGCGCATGATGATTTGCATGAGGGCGTGGTGGAGCTGTCGCCCGGCGCGTTCGATCGTACGGAGCCCTTCATACCGCTCGAAGCCGGCGCGACGGTGCCGCCGGATATCGGCCGGGAAGGCGCGCACGAGGTCGCGCCCGTTCGACCCGCACTCGACGCCGACGCGATCGCCGCCCGTCTGCACGCACGCTTCCAAGGTTTTCTGACGGGCGACGGGCGCGGCATCATCGAGGCGCGCTGCCGCGATGCGGTGCAGCAGCACGCGAGTCTGCTCGCGGGTCAGATTACGCGCGAAGTCGCGCAGACGCTCGAAGCCGAAATGACCGCCTGGGTCCGCGAAGCGGTGGAAGAAGAAATTGCGCGGCGCTCGCATTGA
- a CDS encoding ATPase, translating into MLTELESLSQNIGKLIAISQRHNEARLALEEQLAQTRAEVQATHAELAHLREERDALQAERDALSAKIDDAQVRLNAILEKLPRARASSEPDNQLDLLEPAQPEHEEAESDVSRHGESA; encoded by the coding sequence ATGCTCACCGAACTCGAATCACTCTCCCAAAACATCGGCAAGCTGATTGCGATCAGCCAGCGCCACAACGAAGCGCGGCTCGCGCTCGAAGAACAGCTCGCGCAAACCCGTGCCGAGGTACAAGCCACGCATGCTGAGCTCGCGCATTTGCGCGAGGAGCGCGACGCACTCCAGGCCGAACGCGACGCGCTGTCCGCCAAGATCGACGACGCTCAGGTGCGCCTTAATGCGATCCTCGAAAAATTGCCGCGCGCCCGCGCGAGCAGCGAACCCGATAACCAGCTCGATCTGCTCGAGCCCGCTCAGCCCGAACATGAGGAAGCGGAAAGCGACGTGAGCCGACACGGAGAAAGCGCATGA
- the lgt gene encoding prolipoprotein diacylglyceryl transferase — protein MLIHPNFDPVAIHLGPLAVRWYGLMYLVAFVAAIVVARLRLRLPYVAAQGWTAKDIDDMLFYGVLGTILGGRLGYVLFYKASFYFAHPLDIFKVWEGGMSFHGGFLGVTIAMMLFAYQRKRSWLQVTDFVAPMVPTGLAAGRLGNFINGELWGRVTEPSAPWAMLFPGAAPDDAAWLAAHPQLAAQWHLNEVFAQYHLLPRHPSELYEIALEGVALFFVLIFFSRKPKPLGAISAMFLIGYGLARFTVEFAREPDDFLGLLAMGLSMGQWLSLPMILAGIGLMVWAYRRGRREPAQAVGAN, from the coding sequence ATGCTCATTCACCCCAATTTCGACCCCGTCGCCATTCATCTGGGGCCGCTCGCCGTGCGCTGGTACGGCTTGATGTACCTCGTCGCGTTCGTCGCGGCGATCGTCGTCGCCCGGCTGCGTCTGCGTCTGCCGTACGTCGCCGCGCAAGGCTGGACCGCCAAGGATATCGACGACATGCTGTTCTACGGCGTGTTGGGCACGATCCTCGGCGGCCGGCTCGGCTATGTGCTGTTCTACAAGGCGAGCTTTTATTTCGCGCATCCACTCGACATCTTCAAGGTGTGGGAAGGCGGCATGTCGTTTCACGGCGGCTTTCTCGGCGTGACGATCGCGATGATGCTGTTCGCGTATCAGCGCAAGCGCTCGTGGCTGCAAGTCACCGACTTCGTCGCGCCGATGGTGCCCACGGGCCTCGCGGCGGGGCGCCTCGGCAACTTCATCAACGGCGAGCTGTGGGGCCGCGTGACCGAGCCGTCCGCGCCGTGGGCAATGCTGTTTCCCGGCGCCGCGCCCGACGACGCCGCGTGGCTCGCCGCGCATCCGCAACTGGCCGCGCAGTGGCATCTGAACGAAGTGTTCGCGCAATATCACCTGCTGCCGCGGCATCCGTCGGAACTGTACGAGATCGCGCTCGAAGGGGTGGCGCTGTTCTTCGTGCTGATCTTCTTCTCGCGCAAGCCCAAGCCGCTCGGCGCCATCTCCGCGATGTTCCTGATCGGCTACGGCCTCGCCCGCTTCACGGTCGAATTCGCGCGCGAGCCGGACGATTTCCTCGGCTTGCTCGCAATGGGGCTGTCGATGGGTCAATGGCTGTCGCTGCCGATGATCCTCGCGGGCATTGGCCTGATGGTGTGGGCGTATCGCCGCGGGCGGCGCGAACCGGCCCAGGCGGTTGGCGCGAACTGA
- a CDS encoding SIMPL domain-containing protein (The SIMPL domain is named for its presence in mouse protein SIMPL (signalling molecule that associates with mouse pelle-like kinase). Bacterial member BP26, from Brucella, was shown to assemble into a channel-like structure, while YggE from E. coli has been associated with resistance to oxidative stress.): MTKKTARALALALAVGAPVALALNPAPARAQSMMQQPSGVLSLNAQASAEIPQDEVEITLFYEQEASEPSSLTSTLNQRADAALQKARGVSGVTARSGAFSIFPSTDRDGRISTWRGRTEVVLESRDFAAASKLAGQMASIMQVGNVRFSLSPEAQRAAEQRLTGEAIKSFREQAASSSQAFGFSGYSIREVNVNHSGVMPRPMMMMSARAMGADAKTSPLSLEGGTSTVSVNVSGSVQMK, from the coding sequence ATGACGAAAAAAACCGCACGCGCCCTCGCACTCGCGCTCGCCGTTGGCGCGCCTGTGGCACTGGCACTGAACCCGGCGCCCGCGCGCGCGCAGAGCATGATGCAGCAGCCGTCGGGTGTGCTGTCGCTGAATGCGCAGGCGAGCGCGGAAATCCCGCAGGACGAAGTCGAAATCACGCTGTTCTACGAGCAGGAAGCGAGCGAGCCCTCGTCGTTGACATCGACGCTGAACCAACGCGCCGACGCGGCATTGCAAAAAGCGCGCGGCGTGAGCGGCGTGACCGCGCGCTCGGGCGCGTTTTCGATCTTTCCGTCGACGGACCGCGACGGACGCATCTCGACGTGGCGCGGCCGTACCGAAGTCGTGCTCGAATCGCGCGACTTCGCCGCGGCATCGAAGCTCGCGGGGCAGATGGCATCGATCATGCAGGTGGGCAACGTGCGTTTCTCGCTGTCGCCAGAAGCGCAGCGCGCGGCCGAGCAGCGGCTCACCGGCGAGGCGATCAAATCGTTTCGCGAGCAGGCCGCGTCGTCCTCGCAAGCGTTCGGCTTTAGCGGCTATTCGATCCGCGAGGTCAACGTGAACCACAGCGGCGTGATGCCGCGTCCGATGATGATGATGAGCGCGCGCGCAATGGGCGCCGACGCGAAGACCTCGCCGCTGTCGCTCGAAGGCGGCACCTCGACTGTAAGCGTCAACGTCTCGGGGTCGGTGCAGATGAAGTGA
- a CDS encoding cell division protein ZapA has product MTTKQIEVSILEVPYRLACSPETEGALLEAVARVDAEMKKIRGSSNVRGTDRIAVMAALSLASELLKLQSSVRHGEAFPAEEIRRTMKQMNEQLGTVIEQYSLQ; this is encoded by the coding sequence ATGACCACCAAGCAGATCGAGGTATCGATTCTCGAAGTACCCTATCGTCTCGCCTGTTCGCCGGAAACGGAGGGCGCGCTGCTCGAGGCGGTCGCGCGCGTCGACGCGGAGATGAAGAAAATCCGCGGTAGCAGCAACGTGCGCGGCACCGATCGGATCGCCGTGATGGCTGCGCTGTCGCTGGCATCGGAACTGCTTAAGCTGCAAAGCAGCGTGCGGCACGGAGAAGCATTTCCTGCTGAAGAAATCCGGCGTACAATGAAGCAAATGAACGAACAGCTAGGTACTGTGATCGAGCAGTACAGCTTGCAGTAA
- a CDS encoding c-type cytochrome codes for MKSMSYAAVAAAVALAAALSAASPAACAEAAGLALAQQKNCMSCHSVTRPVMGPALHDVAARYAGRDGAATYLKRKILDGGAGVWGTVPMPANTQLTPDQAATLAAWVLTLK; via the coding sequence ATGAAATCGATGTCGTACGCAGCCGTCGCAGCCGCTGTTGCGCTTGCCGCCGCATTGAGCGCCGCCAGTCCCGCAGCCTGTGCCGAAGCCGCCGGCCTCGCGCTCGCCCAGCAGAAGAACTGCATGAGCTGCCACTCGGTCACGCGCCCAGTCATGGGCCCAGCGCTGCACGACGTCGCGGCCCGCTATGCGGGACGCGACGGCGCCGCGACCTATCTGAAGCGCAAGATTCTCGATGGCGGCGCCGGCGTATGGGGAACCGTGCCGATGCCCGCGAATACGCAACTGACGCCTGACCAGGCGGCCACGCTGGCGGCCTGGGTACTGACGCTCAAATAA
- a CDS encoding TonB-dependent receptor domain-containing protein — protein MLSPIARATLFAFASLPLVVHAQGTESASSSSATDATAANAANVANAANVPSVDASDTALSPIVVTAQRGAQALTDAIPQTTQFDQQDIADTSATDLPGLLQLAPGAQISRTGGPGSTTSLFLRGASSTQSLLLIDGVRVDSVSLGSAQLAQIPLDQVDHVEVVNGNVSALYGSGAIGGVVQVFTKDGGDHPPRFHFSVGYGSYHTQTQTAGVNGALDQDGRTTFSISLARTKDDGFSSLDPLEAPNANPNANGNLNESITASLRHKFNDKWDAGVRYFQSNNNNSYDNAYGEPTDLNNLYSKVRQVSVFANGKLTSWWTTHVTLAEGDDRSVSNSNGIYNGRFDTDNRQYTWQNDFALAANQKLQVGYEHLDQTLDSDTFAAPERHVDSVFAGYSARFGRNQVQANVRRDQYSDFGGANSYYLGYGFDITSHWKATASYSDAFRAPSFDDLYYPISGNPSIQPERSHSVEAGLQYATDALGVMRLNAFQTRYTNLIDYVQTIPGIYLAENVGHAKVQGLEGSWSGHVGRTDVRASVTLQNPVDLDNRTDLVRRARRFGSFAVNRSIGGWRVGGEWIVSGPRTDSTGNLGGYGIVNLSARYNITKAWYVSAQIDNLLNKDYETAYSYNSPRRGAYLTLGWQQH, from the coding sequence ATGCTGTCCCCCATCGCCCGCGCGACGCTCTTCGCGTTCGCGAGCCTGCCGCTCGTCGTGCATGCACAAGGCACCGAGTCTGCGTCTTCATCGTCCGCTACGGACGCAACCGCTGCGAACGCCGCAAACGTTGCCAACGCCGCCAATGTCCCTTCAGTCGATGCCTCGGACACCGCGCTCTCGCCGATCGTCGTGACTGCGCAACGCGGAGCGCAAGCGCTGACCGATGCGATCCCGCAGACCACGCAGTTCGATCAGCAGGACATTGCCGACACGAGCGCGACCGATCTGCCCGGCCTGCTGCAACTCGCGCCCGGCGCGCAAATCTCGCGTACGGGTGGCCCCGGTTCGACCACGAGCCTCTTTCTGCGCGGTGCGTCATCGACGCAATCGCTGCTGCTGATCGACGGCGTGCGCGTCGACTCGGTGAGCCTCGGCTCCGCCCAGCTCGCGCAGATTCCGCTCGATCAGGTCGATCACGTCGAAGTGGTGAACGGCAACGTGTCGGCGTTGTACGGCTCGGGCGCGATCGGCGGCGTCGTGCAGGTGTTCACGAAAGACGGCGGCGATCATCCGCCGCGATTCCATTTCTCGGTCGGCTACGGCAGCTATCACACGCAAACGCAAACGGCCGGCGTGAACGGCGCGCTCGATCAGGACGGCCGCACGACCTTCAGCATCTCGCTGGCGCGCACGAAGGACGACGGATTTTCGTCGCTCGATCCGCTCGAGGCGCCGAACGCGAATCCGAACGCGAACGGCAACCTGAACGAGAGCATCACCGCGTCGCTGCGTCACAAGTTCAACGACAAGTGGGATGCGGGCGTCAGATACTTCCAGTCGAACAACAACAACAGTTACGACAATGCGTACGGCGAGCCTACCGATCTGAACAACCTCTACAGCAAGGTGCGTCAGGTGTCGGTGTTCGCGAACGGCAAGCTGACCAGCTGGTGGACTACCCACGTCACGCTCGCCGAGGGCGACGACCGCAGCGTATCGAACAGCAATGGCATCTACAACGGCCGCTTCGATACTGATAATCGCCAGTACACGTGGCAGAACGATTTCGCGCTCGCCGCGAATCAGAAGCTGCAAGTCGGCTACGAGCATCTCGACCAGACGCTCGACTCCGACACGTTCGCCGCGCCCGAGCGTCACGTCGATTCGGTCTTCGCGGGCTACAGCGCGCGCTTCGGCCGCAACCAGGTTCAGGCCAACGTGCGGCGCGACCAGTACTCCGATTTCGGCGGGGCGAACAGTTACTATCTCGGCTACGGTTTCGACATCACGTCGCACTGGAAGGCAACCGCAAGCTATTCGGATGCGTTCCGCGCGCCCAGCTTCGACGATCTGTACTATCCGATCAGCGGTAATCCGTCGATCCAGCCCGAGCGCAGTCATTCGGTGGAAGCCGGTTTGCAGTACGCGACCGATGCGCTGGGCGTGATGCGCTTGAACGCCTTCCAGACGCGTTACACGAATCTGATCGACTACGTGCAGACGATCCCCGGCATCTATCTCGCCGAGAACGTCGGGCATGCGAAGGTGCAGGGACTCGAAGGATCGTGGAGCGGTCATGTCGGCAGGACCGACGTGCGTGCATCGGTGACGCTGCAGAATCCGGTCGATCTCGACAACCGCACCGACCTCGTGCGGCGCGCGCGACGGTTCGGGTCGTTCGCGGTGAATCGCAGCATCGGTGGATGGCGCGTTGGCGGCGAGTGGATCGTCAGCGGTCCGCGCACGGACAGCACCGGCAACCTCGGCGGTTATGGCATCGTGAATCTGTCGGCGCGCTACAACATCACGAAAGCGTGGTACGTCAGCGCGCAAATCGACAATCTGTTGAACAAGGACTATGAAACGGCCTACTCGTACAACTCGCCGCGACGCGGTGCGTATCTCACGCTCGGCTGGCAGCAGCATTGA
- a CDS encoding DNA polymerase III subunit chi, whose protein sequence is MTRIDFHSNVGDSLLYACRLARKAYLAGQPLVVLAEPARLRAFDEMLWTFSPLDFVPHCMAGTPLAADTPVVLATNLDDVPHHQVLLNLGATVPAQFARFERLLEVVGNAHEELAAGRERYRFYRDRGYALNNYKQGG, encoded by the coding sequence ATGACGAGAATCGACTTTCACTCGAACGTCGGCGATTCGCTGCTGTACGCGTGCCGCCTCGCGCGCAAAGCATATCTGGCCGGCCAGCCGCTGGTCGTGCTGGCCGAGCCCGCGCGCCTGCGCGCCTTCGACGAAATGCTCTGGACCTTCTCACCCCTCGACTTCGTGCCGCACTGCATGGCAGGCACGCCGCTTGCCGCCGACACGCCCGTCGTGCTGGCCACGAATCTCGACGACGTGCCGCATCATCAGGTGCTGCTCAATCTGGGCGCAACGGTGCCGGCGCAGTTCGCGCGCTTCGAAAGATTGCTCGAAGTGGTCGGTAACGCACACGAGGAACTCGCCGCGGGCCGCGAGCGCTATCGCTTCTATCGCGATCGCGGCTATGCTTTGAACAACTACAAGCAGGGCGGCTAG